The genomic stretch CTTCAATAGTTGGTAAGCTCGATATTAATTCTTCGGGTAATACTTCTGTGAACTGCATTTCACTAATCCCCATGGGAGAATTAATATTATTCAATGCAAATTCGGCTTCTATATTGTTTTTATCTCTACATAATATTATTCCAATTGTTGGATTATCTGTTTCATCTTTCACTAATTTATCTACTGCCGATAAATAGAAATTCATTTTACCAGCATACTCTGGAATAAACTTCGTATTCTTTAGCTCAATTACGACATAGCATTTTAGTTTGGTATGATAGAATAGTAGGTCGATATAATAATCATTATTTGCAATTACTAAATGATATTGATGCCCCATAAAAGCAAAGCCTTTACCCAATTCTAATAAAAATTTAGTAACATTATTAACTAATTTATCTTCTATATCTTTTTCTACAAATGGTTCGGTCATTGTCATAAAATCAAAAACATAGGGGTCTTTAATGGTTTGCTTTGCCAAATCAGACTGAGAAATAGCTAAAGTATTTGTAAAATTAGTGATGGCTTTCCCCTGTCTTTTATAAAGCTCTGATTTTATCTGAAAAGCCAAGGTTTCTCTTCCCCAATGGTTTTCTATTGTTTGGGTAATATAGAATACAGCTTCTTCAATATTTTTAGATTTAGTAAAGATATTAATATTGTGACTCCAAGGTATTTGCAAGGCTAATTGCTTTATTATTAAGGTATTATTAATATCTTTTTCATGGGATGCTACTTTTTCTAATTGGTCAACAGGCTGTTGACCAATTGATATTGTTTTATTTTTCAAAAGGTCAACAAGTTGTTGACTAATTGCATTTTCAGAATAAAAAGAAAAAAATCTTTTACAATACTTTAAATTGGTTTTAGACAAACCAGTCATGTCTGGAAAGCTTTTTCGCAAATCTTTAGCAAGTTTATCTATCACTTTATCTCCCCAACTACTGTTTTTTTGTTTCTCTGAAATTTCGTTTCCTACCCACCAGTAAAAATCAATAATACTAAACCGCTATTAAGATGCTGATTAAGAAAATAAATTATTTTTGTTTTGTTTTTCTTCACAAAATTCTTGCATAGCCATAGCTACGGAATAATTTTTTGAATAAAAACAGGGCGAAAAGAAATATTTTATTTTCAGTCTCTTGATGGCAGTTTAGTATAAGTCC from Bacteroidota bacterium encodes the following:
- a CDS encoding PDDEXK nuclease domain-containing protein, yielding MIDFYWWVGNEISEKQKNSSWGDKVIDKLAKDLRKSFPDMTGLSKTNLKYCKRFFSFYSENAISQQLVDLLKNKTISIGQQPVDQLEKVASHEKDINNTLIIKQLALQIPWSHNINIFTKSKNIEEAVFYITQTIENHWGRETLAFQIKSELYKRQGKAITNFTNTLAISQSDLAKQTIKDPYVFDFMTMTEPFVEKDIEDKLVNNVTKFLLELGKGFAFMGHQYHLVIANNDYYIDLLFYHTKLKCYVVIELKNTKFIPEYAGKMNFYLSAVDKLVKDETDNPTIGIILCRDKNNIEAEFALNNINSPMGISEMQFTEVLPEELISSLPTIEELEKELK